AATCTTTACCGTGATCGTGTTTGACGGAGACTGAGTACTGCAGTTAGTGTTAATTTTGCATACACTTACTCTGCTCTCCCAAATGCCACAAAAGCAATCAGTCTATTTATCTAATTCCCAATCGACAAGAGCACTTCGGTACGTGTCGGGAAAGCACTCTAATGTTTGTCTTATATCTTGAGTGCGGTGCTTGATACTGATGATTCGAACTGGTTTGGGGCCGTAAGAAAAGTTTCCGAACACGGCTGGGAGAATCGGGAGGGGGCTGGGCCGCCCAATCATCAGTACCGGTGGAGCGGAGCGTACCAAGCGATCGGTGTCCGGTGCTGTGcgaatgaaaaacaatttaGCTTCAATTTGTTAGCACTTGAAATATGCATTCTTAGCCCACCCCCACGCGCATACTACACATGCAGCAAAGTCACATCCGCTCTCGCTGGCTAAGAGGAAAGCCACTTTCGAACACAGTGGAGGGcagggcgcctccatcggtgGGGGCGCCCCGGTCATTGTTCGCTCGCTCGTAGATTAATCACTTCTTTTCTCACAAAGCAAAACTTCCTCCTTGCTCTTTGGTGTGGTTATGATCTGTTCACTGATAGTGCTCGTGCGTCTGATCTCAACCCCTTTGCCGTATGTTTGAGCTTTTAGCCGCACCAAGCAGTGAGAAACTTCTGCTTCTCATTGCCGCTCTCTGTCTCGCATTATCGTTCGTGCCAGATGCTTTCAGAtggtttgtatttttatttatctttctaCTCGCTTTCATCAGTAGGGGTAGGATTTGTACAAGCCCGACACTAGTGCTTGATGAGAGCAGTGGCTTCAAGCGGAACGTTCAGCACCGATTCTGCCTAATCAAAAAGATAAGAACCGGCTGTATGTCGTTCCATCAATTTAAAATGACTCAAGCTAACATTTGTCGACCAAATGTAGCATAAGCAGAGCATTAGTTGCTTGCATACTGTACATATTTCAGTTAATAAACATTGCTTGTTTGTAAACTGTTCAACATGTTCATAAACGAAAGTGGAGTTTTTAAGCTaaatttgtaaataattatatcgattattttactttaattaACAACCCCTTTACGTGGAAACCCCAATAAGATTTAAAGTAATAAAACCTCCAAAGAACAAACACTAAACGCAAACAGTAGAAAACAACCTTGATTCATGCACGGCCTGCTTTGCGAACGTCCACACTGCGTAGAAAGTTCGTCCGCCTGGTTCGCTTGCCGCTGCTTGAGTTTGATTGATCGCTTGATTAAGGTTTGAGTGACTGCCGTTTGTCACTCCaactgtttcgttttgcatgtgTAAAGCAAATCAGGTTGTTGATTATGTTTGCACTTTCTTGTCTATTATTAGCGATCGATTTGGTTTAAACGATACGAAGACTCTCGTGAGCATCGCATTCCTGAGTGCCAGCGaatatcaattcaattaatcGGAAGAACCAATTCGCTTTAATTTTAACTGAATTTCGGACAATAAAGAAGTGAATTTAGGACATCCTTAATAGACGCTGTTTTAGTTGTATTGCAAAAGATGAATGTGACGATACTCCCAGCGATACTCAACATCGGTAACTTTAGTCGCAGTGTGGACGTCGGTTCGCGGCTTTGCAAGCATTTGACACTGTTGAAGTTGTTGAGCAAACATACACAGTTGCAGCTTTAGCTCTAGTGTTTAAGCGTTCAATTCCCTAAGTGAGTGTTTGTCTAATGCCGCTTGTTTAAAAACGTTACTGATACTGATAAGCACAATTGGACAATCAACTTCGCTCGGTTCAGTCAGCACACGACAGTCGATATAAACAGTCATACTACGGTGCGATGGAGTCGAAAGAGACCTACATTAAAACGCGCCTCGTTACGCAAGTGTTGAACAGCCATGAATGTTTCCGCGGGATGGAAGTCGTTGGATGTGCACTGCAAACGCCCAAACAGTTCGATGGATTTATGTCGACCATCCACCAATTGACGCTGATTTTGCGCAACCAAGCGAATGGGTGAGTATCCCTTTCCCCGTTGCCTTATCGCAAACTGACTGGTGTTCCTCCGTCCGTGTTATCCAGGCAGGAATCAACCGTGCCACTGCTGGTAAAGGTGATGAAGGGAGAGGAGCGATTCCGCACGCAAAACCTCGGACATGTGCTGTTCCCGAACGAGATCAACATCTATGCCAATGTGTTGCCTGTCTTCGATGCATTGCTCGCCGAAGCTGGAACATCCCTCAAGGCGACCGAATGGTGTCCCCGGGCCTATCTCAGCACGGTGGGACTATTTCCAGAGTACAGTGAAACATTCGAAACGTTTCTTGTGATGGAAAATGTCGGACCGAAGGGTTTCCGAACCGGACCGCGGCTAGACCTGGACGAGGCACATCTTACCTTGATGGCGGAGATCATTGCCCGGTACCATGCGTGCTCGTACGCGTTACGCATACAAAATCCCGCCGCGCTGGACACACTTGTCCAGAAGATCATTCCACTGAACTTCATACAGgatggtaaaatatttttcgaaAGCTACGACATGATCTTCCGTCTAGCGGCAGAGCGTTTGTTTCTGTACGTCGATGCATGTCCGGAGGAACTGGACAGTGAGCAGTTCAAGAAGCACATCCACATCTTGCGTACCAAGTACGGACCAAATCAGTCGCTGCTTATGCAACAGATGCTCGAGCGTGATCCGATCTATTCGGTAATTCTGCACGGTGACTACAATCGTAACAATGTGCTGTTCCGCTACGCGGATGAAACTCCCGTCGAGATACTGATGATCGATTTCCAGGAAAACCGGTACGGATCACCAGCGCTGGATTTGTCGTTCTTCATGTACATGAACATGACGCCCGAACTGAGGGAACGGTTTTGGGACGAGCTGTTGCGCCGCTATCACCGGCAGCTGCTGCAAACGCTCTGCGAAGTATTGCGCTGTCCCGCGACCGATCCACGCCTCGAACCGTACAGTGAGGTGAACTTTCTCAAGCACTTTTCGCGCTTCGCACTGTACGGTGCAATGGTAGCGCTTAACTTTATACCGACAATGATGAGCAGCGAGCAGGAATGTGCTGAAATTAGTGGCTACTTCGAGCAGGATATTCACAGCGAAGGATTTCGTCGATGCACCTTAACGATCGGCGGGGATGTGGTTAACCGCCGAATAACGGCAGTGATGCGACACGCAAGCAAAATGGGATACATGGATGTAATGTAATGCATTCCTGCCGATCAGGTTAGTAAGAAAAGATattaaaacaatcaaccaGTATCATCATGTGTAGGTATAATTTACTTATAAAGAATTaacaaacgaaataaaatatatatgtaACCATTGCAATAACTAATTTACAAATTACTTTCTTTACCAAAATAAActatgaaaatatttaaatagcTTGGCAGGACGTTTCCAATTGTAAAAATGATGATCGTCACACACTATTACTAGTACCAAATATCATCGTGACCATTTCGATTAGCCCTgtcaacatgtttttttttcttactaccttaaaaaatagtttttttaagaatttttacGGCTGAGCACGTTGTTAAGCCAAATAGAGGTGATAGAGACCCATTCTGAAGATCAAGAAATACTCTATGAGATCGTATGCTCTAAAAGAGGATGTAGAGATAGCTGCTGCAGTTGACCGTATACTCTAAAACTGGGGTCTCTACAATACAGCTCGTGAGAGAATTCCGTGGGTCTCGCGACACTTTAGCTTTAACGTCTAAGTCTAACAATAGACTGCCCGCCGCAATTTCCAACTCCAAGCTACCGAGTGGCTTGGCCTCCAGCTACGGTAGTTTCAATTGGTCCCGAGCGCAAAACAGTTTAGAGGCCAACGTTGCTGTAGAATGTTGCGAGTCACGAAGAAGGGTCTCTCTAGGGTAGGGTACTCTTCAAGGCCGAGTCGGTTGAAAGAAGCGTTGAAATGCTGAAACGTGCAAGCATTACTCAACCAAGTCGCATTCCAAACGCATGAGGTTTTTACAGAATCGCTCCAAGTGATTCAGTCAGCTGTGCCAAAACGCCTCTAAGGTGAGCAATTGTTTTGAAACCAAAGGCAATCAGTAGCTGGTGACGTAAAATAGCTCCAGTTACGATAATCCAAAGTGCACAAAGTCATGGTAAACCATGCCCTCTGTGACCTGATCTTGCGGCGTCAAGATCACGTTCTGAATTTCGATGAGACTAGCAAGAGGTGTTAAAGAGTACCGTTACCTAATGGAATTGATGACTTCGAGAAAGCTTCCAAGATCCAAGAGTTATCCAAGACCTCAAATTGAGACTTGAAAAATTGAACCTTAGCCCAGTCGTATCAACACCAATGATTACATGGATCACCTTAAAGACTCAACGAACTAGGTCGACTGATGTTTAGCGTGTACAATTCATTCCAGTAGCTCGTCTTTCCACACTCACCTGAACATATTTCTCTAAAATTCCTTATAATCCTCATCTGCTTTAGGCACAGTTGCAAAATATTCATCTTCTTGAGGCATAGTTTGTGCTTTGGGGACTTTAGTCTATAGATGTTCGATGCCATAAATCGTTTGAATGCTATTTTCTCTCACATTTTGCCAACAAAAAGCACAGTTTTTAATAATGCTCCTCCAAAGATGTAGTTAAAAAACTGTTTCTCGAATAAATCCCTACATTTTTCTCCTAATGTGTTCCTTGCGCTACCCGATTGCATCGTTTTCCAATTACACTGTATAATTGTACGATCAATGTTGTTATTGTGCTACTCTAATTGGTACTATCAAGCATATCAGATAACTTCACCAAAGCACATGGGAGAACATCACGCTTATCCGCACCTTCTCCGACCGCACGCTGCACAACTTACAGCGATCGGTACCTGTTTTACAATAGTCCCCCCTTCACCCACACCAAGAACAACAACCGCAGCCCCCTTCGGGATTCTAGACCGGTATAAAAACGATCTCCCCGGGCTGGTGCAATTTCCAGTTCACAGTTGACGCTACTGCCATTCGGTGCAGTCTCGTCCAAATCAAACCGGCATCCGCGtgtaaaagtttttaatttctgTTCCCAAAACGCGACGCAAACCGGACACATTATGATAGTGCTTGTGTTTATTGGCGTGTTTGCCATTGTGTACTATATAAATTTTCGAAGATCGCGCAAACGATTGTACGAGCTTGCGGAACGAATACCGGGCCCGTTCGACTACCCGCTGATCGGCAGTACGCTGCTCACGATCGGCAAAGATCCACTGGAGCTGGTCGCCCATCTAATGGAGCTAATGCATCATCTCCCATCGCCGATGCGGGCCTGGCTTGGACCGTATTTGTTGGTCGTTATCGATCGACCGGACATGGTGCAGGACATTCTTAGCTCACCCGACTGCGTCCAGAAACCGTTCATGTACGACTTCTTCCGCCTCAGCAAAGGTCTGTTCGGTGCTCCGGCCGACGTATGGCGGAAGCACCGTAAACTGCTCAACACGTCCTTTTCACCGGCGGTGTTAAAAAGTTTCGTGCCAATTCTTAACGCAAAGGCGGATTGGTTTAGCCGCGAGTTGAGCGAAAATGTATCGAGCGAAAGTTTCGATGTGCATACACTGTTGGCACGGTACACTTTGATTACCATCTCGTCGACGACGCTTGGTGCGGACCTGAGCGTCGAGAAGCGGGAAGTGCTGGAAGAATACAGTAGTAACGCTATACAGTAAGTATCGATCTAGCTTTCGACATCGATGCACGATCCCGAACGATCACTATGCTTGATATCTATTTCAGAATGTTTACCGCCTGCTTCGAACGCATCTACAAAGCCTGGTTGCATCCAGAATTCCTGTTCCGAATGACTTCCGCATTCACGGAAGAACAGAAACGATTCAAGCTGTTTAAACAGATGTCCCAAAAGGTAAGCAAATCATTCTGCTGAGGCTAAGTTTTGTGGCTAACTCACGCTTCCCGTTCGAAGATCATGCACATGCGACAATCCATAGCAACGCCGAGCAAACCCAAAGACGACCAGCAAGACTCCGACCCGGAGGACAGGCAGGAGCTGCcgagggcgaaaattttcatcGAACGCCTGGAGGAAATTGCACGCGATCCAGCCAACAGCATCGATGAGGACGGTTTCCAGCAGCACATCGATACGCTGATGTTCGGTGGCAACGATACCTCCGCCCAGGCCCTCTCGAACACGCTGCTAACGCTCGGCATGTATCCCGACTGGCAGGAGAAAGTGTACCAAGAAATTATGGACGTTGCACCGACCGGGCCCATCTCGTACGAGGATCTGTCCAAGCTCACCTGCATGGAGATGTTCCTGAAGGAAACGTTACGTCTGCTGCCGATTACGGGACTGATCGCACGCGTACCCACAAAAGAGGTGCAAGCGAAGCACGTTACCATACCGACCGGTGCCATCGTTCTGGTGCCGTTTTTGAAAATCCATCGCGATAAGACGATCTGGGGCCCGGATGCGGAGGTGTTCAATCCGGACAACTTTCTTCCGGAACGGTGCGCCCAGCGACATCCGTACGCGTACATTCCCTTCAGCCAGGGGCCGCGGAACTGCATCGGCATGAAGTATGGTTGGATCTCGATGAAAATTTTACTGTGCCACGTGGTGCGTCAGTATCGTATCGCGACCGACATTAAGCTGAGAGATATCAAGCTTTCACTGTCGCTGGTAATGAAGCTGAATACGAAACATTTGATCCGACTGGAACGCCGCTGTGCCGATCTGATCGATGTACGATGAAAAGTCGcatcgaaataaaaacaattcctCCTACAATAGTACAATCGATTGGTTCTCTTTGGTGCTGCCTGGTTACAGTACTCCATCGTCCCGTCCGATTATATCACACGAAGGGATTCCATTGCGTTGCGTTTCATCTGCAGCACAGTACAGATCAAACAATTATACACCGATCGATAAAGACGCACCGTCATTAGGCGTAATTTATTCAACCAGCACATGCTGCTGAACTCCCGACCCTTGGGCACACCGCACGGTTGAACCCTGTTGGTCCCGTGTACCGGCGTGAGAACGCTTCCGTACTTAGCATCGGCAAGGTGTTAATTACGCTCAACCTGTACGCCATCTCGCCCACCGTACGAACGTGTAGTAACGCACTCGACACGCTGCCTTCCCGTTTTAGCACGGTTTATGATGTAAAATCCCTCGCCCATAATAACGGCACATCGCGAACGGAACGTGCTTCAGAACTGACGTGcgtattattttattgcccAATCCGATTCAGCGCCTTTTTACCGGCGGAATGTGTTTTGCCCGGTTGCACGCTATGTTACTTTGGTGCACACGCAACACTTATCGTACGATCGATCGTATTGGCAAATAATTAAGCTGCAATCTTTCAATAAACGGGTCCGCCTTGGGAACTACCCAGTACGTTACCCTCCGTAGAGACGCATGCCGATGTGTTTGTATTTCCTTGTTTAATGGACGGAGTATTGTACTAAAGATGCGTTATAATATCAACTGTTCAAACACGACTGGTCCTTTGTTTTATACTACataatcaacaaacaaaccattcaGACACTTGGAACTGTCTGCATTGGTGTGAAAAAGCGCTGCAAACATGGTGTTGAGCTATCACAAAGTAAGTAAAGTTCACAGATTTCTAATGAAAAGGAACTAACCGGCAAAGAAGTTTTCAGCAACGAACAATGATGAAAACGTGGTGGAGAACAAGAGAAAAGATCGGTCATTCTTTCCTATTCGATAGTATCCTGTCGGATGTTAGTAGCTCTCCAGCAGGTTAACCTCAACAGCCATtgacaattaaaaataataatccaaCAGTACATGCAAAACCCCAAATAGATCAATAGAGATAAATCTGATATCGAATTCTAGTAAATCCCGCATCAAATGCTCCACTGTAATCTGATTTAATGATGGAAACAAGGGAGCCAGATTGAAGAACGAGGGTTGCTCAGATATCCCCAAATCAATTACAGAGTACGTGATGGAATGTATGGCTGTGGTCATTCTTTATCAGAACTTGTTGCAAAGCAACGTGTAATCATGTACACTGCATTCCGGATGGTGACCCACAGGGAAGTTTGATGTCTATACTTGAACACCAGTGTACACAGTGACTGGAATAGTCGGAACTATGTGGTCTAGACCGTTCCTTATTAAACCTGATGTGCAGCGAAGTACTCGTAGCTATTCCAGCTTATTCCCGCTATAGCAATTCCCGCTTAGAGCTACTGCAATATAATTTTGGGACTGGCAGTTGTACAGTTTGCTTTTCCTCGAGATGGATCTTACTTATTGTAAGTTGTGTAGCAAAGAATTGTTCCGGTACTTGGAGTTTGCCTCAGTATCGTGCCACGTGTTAAGAATAGCTGTCGCAACCTTATTGCTACAGTTGTAGCCGAAAAGTTCGGAAGTTTTGCTTCCACCCTGTAATAACGCTGTAGTGTCCGGAGCGACCACGTGTTCCTTTTCGCTATTTT
The Anopheles moucheti chromosome 2, idAnoMoucSN_F20_07, whole genome shotgun sequence genome window above contains:
- the LOC128305069 gene encoding uncharacterized protein LOC128305069, which gives rise to MESKETYIKTRLVTQVLNSHECFRGMEVVGCALQTPKQFDGFMSTIHQLTLILRNQANGQESTVPLLVKVMKGEERFRTQNLGHVLFPNEINIYANVLPVFDALLAEAGTSLKATEWCPRAYLSTVGLFPEYSETFETFLVMENVGPKGFRTGPRLDLDEAHLTLMAEIIARYHACSYALRIQNPAALDTLVQKIIPLNFIQDGKIFFESYDMIFRLAAERLFLYVDACPEELDSEQFKKHIHILRTKYGPNQSLLMQQMLERDPIYSVILHGDYNRNNVLFRYADETPVEILMIDFQENRYGSPALDLSFFMYMNMTPELRERFWDELLRRYHRQLLQTLCEVLRCPATDPRLEPYSEVNFLKHFSRFALYGAMVALNFIPTMMSSEQECAEISGYFEQDIHSEGFRRCTLTIGGDVVNRRITAVMRHASKMGYMDVM
- the LOC128299134 gene encoding probable cytochrome P450 313a4 is translated as MIVLVFIGVFAIVYYINFRRSRKRLYELAERIPGPFDYPLIGSTLLTIGKDPLELVAHLMELMHHLPSPMRAWLGPYLLVVIDRPDMVQDILSSPDCVQKPFMYDFFRLSKGLFGAPADVWRKHRKLLNTSFSPAVLKSFVPILNAKADWFSRELSENVSSESFDVHTLLARYTLITISSTTLGADLSVEKREVLEEYSSNAIQMFTACFERIYKAWLHPEFLFRMTSAFTEEQKRFKLFKQMSQKIMHMRQSIATPSKPKDDQQDSDPEDRQELPRAKIFIERLEEIARDPANSIDEDGFQQHIDTLMFGGNDTSAQALSNTLLTLGMYPDWQEKVYQEIMDVAPTGPISYEDLSKLTCMEMFLKETLRLLPITGLIARVPTKEVQAKHVTIPTGAIVLVPFLKIHRDKTIWGPDAEVFNPDNFLPERCAQRHPYAYIPFSQGPRNCIGMKYGWISMKILLCHVVRQYRIATDIKLRDIKLSLSLVMKLNTKHLIRLERRCADLIDVR